Part of the Candidatus Cloacimonas sp. genome, CAATATTTACTGTAATATCACAGGTGAGCATATCCGAACTCAAATAGGGGATGGGCGTATTTCCATTCCTTCAGCAACTCCAAATGAACCTGGAGAAATTACGGAAGAACACATTGAACAGGTTATCAACGATGCTAAAAACAGCGTTAAAATTCAGAAAGGTCTGGAGAGATTTCGCATTTTACATGGCATCCCGCATAACTTTGTTATTGATAATCAGGATGATATACACAATCCCATAAATATGAACGGTTTTCATTTAATTGCCAAGGTCTATACGATATTGGCAGAATTAACTCCTTTGCGCAATTTAAGCAAGTGCATTCAACTGGCTGGTTATGAAATTAATCCCGAGAACTTTGTTCTTAATCATATAGCAGTTTCTGAGTCAGTGTTAAGTGAAGATGAACGTCGGTTGGGGGCTTTAGTTCTTGATATCGGAGGAGGAACTTGTGATTTGGCTATTTACAATCGCAGTTCCCTGGAGAAAATTTCAGTTATTCCGATGGCGGGAAAAAATATCACTGAAGACCTTGCAATAGGGCTTAAAACAACTTTGGGTAATGCCGAATACATTAAAGTGGAATATGGCAATGCTCTTGCCAGCAGCGTTGACCAAAGTGAAGAAATTGATGTGGAAGGTATCAGTGGACGCTCTGCCAGCCGCAAATCCAAATTTCTGGTTAGCCATGTTATTCAACACCGGGTAGAAGAAATGCTTTCTCTCTGCTATACGAAAGCAAAGGAATTTTACACTCCGGAACTGGTTACATCGGGAATAATACTTTGCGGGGGAACAGCCAAACTGAAAAATATTGAGATAGTTTTAGCGGAAGCATTCAATCTCCATGTAAAAATTGCTACTCCAGACCTTTCCCGGTTGAACGGAATGATTAGCCGCTTGGAAGATCCGGCTTTTGCAACAGTTATCGGGATTTTATATTATGCGGCGGGTAAAAATAATGAGCATCCTGCAAAAGGTTTTGCTCTGCCCAATATTAAAGGAACAAAAATCATAGATAAAATGAAAAAAATACTCAAGGACTTTACCTAAAAGGGGGATCAAATGATTGAATTTGACGAAAAGCCAACCCAAATCGGAACTAACATTAAAATTATCGGTGTAGGAGGTGCAGGCGGAAATGCTCTCAATACGATGATTGAGAACAACTTATACGGAGTGGAATTTATTGCTGCCAATACCGATTCCCGAGACCTTGCCAAAAGCAAAGCCAATATGAAATTGCAGCTGGGAAAGAAACTTACCCGCGGTTTAGGAACAGGTGCCAATCCGGAACTTGGTGCCAGAAGCGCTGAAGAATCCAAAGAGGATATCAAAAGTAATCTGGACGGTGCGGATATGGTTTTTATTGCCGCAGGGATGGGTGGCGGAACAGGAACCGGAGCTGCCCCTATTATAGCTAAAATTGCTCGCGAAATGGGCATTTTAAGCTTTGGAATTGTAACCTCTCCTTTCCCCTTTGAGGGTAAAAAACGCGCTGAAAATGCTATGTATGGCATTAAACATATGCGTGAATTCGTGGATACTTTACTGGTTATTCCCAACGAAAAACTCTGCGAGTTATATTCAGATTTAACTTTAAAAGAAGCATTTGAAAAAGCTGATGATGTTCTATATGAAGCAGCCAGGGCTGTTAGCGATATTATTAATGTTACAGGTCTTATCAATGTAGATTTTGCTGATGTGAAAGCTATTATGCAAAATATGGGCTATGCCTTAATCGGTAGCGGTATTGCCGAAGGTGATAATAGAGCTGTAAACGCAGCCAGAGCAGCTATTGATAATCCCTTGTTAACCCATATCAACTTACAAGGTTGCCAATCACTATTACTTAATATCACTGCGGGTGCTGATATCCTGATGAGCGAATTTGATGAGGTGTCCAATGTTATCGTTAATGAAACAGGTAAAGCCGCTAATATCATTATGGGTATTATTCTGGATGATACTAAAAGCGGTAAAATTCAAGTTACCGTCATCGCCACGGGGCTGGAGAAAGAAGAAAAAGAACATACTATTGACTTTCCCGGTTTGCCCGAATTCGGTGATAAATCTGCTTCCGGAAGTAACTCTAACAAAGAGACAGATGCCGAAATTGAGGATATTTTTGCCCGCTTGAATATGAATCAGACACCTGCCAAGGAAGAAAAACAAGCAGCGGCTAATGAACCAACACGCATTCCTCCGCTTAAAACAGATGTCCCTTCTTTTTTAAGAGCGCTTGATTAAAATTTTATAAACGCTTCATCATAAACTCCTCCTTGTTTATGTGAAACAAAAGTCCAAAGCTCACTAACCGTCAGCACCCCCCGCTGACGGTTTTTTTTTATTATCAAAATTATGGCGAGATTGTGTCCCCTGAGGAAATCTGCAGGAAACCTATAATCCTTCAATACCTACCGGCTTAGTTTTGATTATCTTCCTGATGAAAGTGGTTATATATTTGGATGGCAGTTTTAGAGCCGATTCCTTTGATATTAGTTAAAG contains:
- the ftsA gene encoding cell division protein FtsA: MKQSIITALDIGSSNVRCIIANEIGDGRLEILGIGDYPSEGIEGGIVKDIQALSGCVAKAISTAEKEGKTSASNIYCNITGEHIRTQIGDGRISIPSATPNEPGEITEEHIEQVINDAKNSVKIQKGLERFRILHGIPHNFVIDNQDDIHNPINMNGFHLIAKVYTILAELTPLRNLSKCIQLAGYEINPENFVLNHIAVSESVLSEDERRLGALVLDIGGGTCDLAIYNRSSLEKISVIPMAGKNITEDLAIGLKTTLGNAEYIKVEYGNALASSVDQSEEIDVEGISGRSASRKSKFLVSHVIQHRVEEMLSLCYTKAKEFYTPELVTSGIILCGGTAKLKNIEIVLAEAFNLHVKIATPDLSRLNGMISRLEDPAFATVIGILYYAAGKNNEHPAKGFALPNIKGTKIIDKMKKILKDFT
- the ftsZ gene encoding cell division protein FtsZ codes for the protein MIEFDEKPTQIGTNIKIIGVGGAGGNALNTMIENNLYGVEFIAANTDSRDLAKSKANMKLQLGKKLTRGLGTGANPELGARSAEESKEDIKSNLDGADMVFIAAGMGGGTGTGAAPIIAKIAREMGILSFGIVTSPFPFEGKKRAENAMYGIKHMREFVDTLLVIPNEKLCELYSDLTLKEAFEKADDVLYEAARAVSDIINVTGLINVDFADVKAIMQNMGYALIGSGIAEGDNRAVNAARAAIDNPLLTHINLQGCQSLLLNITAGADILMSEFDEVSNVIVNETGKAANIIMGIILDDTKSGKIQVTVIATGLEKEEKEHTIDFPGLPEFGDKSASGSNSNKETDAEIEDIFARLNMNQTPAKEEKQAAANEPTRIPPLKTDVPSFLRALD